Within Paralichthys olivaceus isolate ysfri-2021 chromosome 14, ASM2471397v2, whole genome shotgun sequence, the genomic segment tatcaaaagactctgctgcagtttcacaaaCATAAGACCAGGAAcacgttttatttttatcaacgAATCATAAAGAAACAGGCTGTTGAAGAATAAAACCTGAGATTTCGAGAATGAAGTCATAATATCACGCTGACCTGCTGCCacgtgattggctgattggataAACACGCTTGAGTAAaggttcctaataaagtgctcgttttaaaaatgtgatagaGCTTCAGCCTGAAGAGTCGCTGAGGACAAACAGCTGAGTTTAAGAATCATTgagatgttgttgttttgaaaaCGTCTTCAGGGCAAACACGGATCAGCTGTCTGATGGACTTTATGTCTCGAACACTTGATGTTgttgtcttcatttttttttaatcctcacTCGTGCTGaataatttataaaacagttgaagAGCTTCTGAAACAGCGATGAGCTCagagtgaagctgctgcagcaaaacaaaaacagcagagaagcaAAGTGTCGTCGCTGGTTTCAGACCCACGTGGTCGTCAGGTTGTGGTCGTCAGGTTATGGTCGTTGGCGCGTTGGTCACGTGTATTGTTGGAGGTAGCGAAAAGCAACTGAccatcaaaaaaaaagtttgaggaTTCTGCAAAGTTTGGCTGTGATTAGTTATAAAGGGTGAAACATCGTGACACCGGCCCACAGTTGGTAAATGTGTGTATCAGCAGGTCGGCGACGCCACGACCACATCCCTCACAACTACAGCCGGACTCtgactccactgagacggcagCGATCATGTGATCTGTGGTATTACGGCTTGAAGTTCTTCCATTGTAATTCACCAATTTGCAAGTGCACCTGCCTTTGAAAGGGAACTGGACGCAGCCCTTTCATTTATTGCACGATCACCATAAATCAAAGCCATGATTAATTAATAGACTAAGTGAAGACCTTTCGAAccgtgcagctgctgcagagaactTTTATCTCCCCAGCGTTAAACCAGGTAGATCTGGACACGCCCTACATTAACTTGCTGATTAGGACGAAGGCGAAGCGATGATTGTCTTTTTGAGCTGAAATATGTCTCCATGAAAGTTTTGTGTTTTCGTCAgtgtgaggaaaaagaaaagggaagaaagaaagaaaaacataatggTGCAGAGCTGAGTGCAGCACGGAGCCGGTTCCGGGAAGTGGAGACTgtaaaagcttttctttttattgattgtgtgtgtgtgtgtgtgtgtgtgtgtgtgtgtgcgctctcaTAAACCTCTCTACACAGGAACCGACTGATTGAATAATCGTCCTGATTCCAGCTCAGTGAGCATTTTAAATTCTGTGGGATCAGGAAAAATGAGTCTCTGTTTGTATCTGAAGAGGTTTTATTCTCACGCGGAGGTTTTCACAGCGTTTGATTCTGTTTTTCATGTCGAAGctaaaatgcagtttttattaGACTTGTTACGACTTTAAATTCTGATCGTAAGTCGATATTTAGCCTCGGCTGCCTCATGACTCAGGATTTCAGATGTCTAACCGAATGTAACTCAGGAGGAGTTTATACGTTTGAGGTGAGAGAGTTTAGATCACATCGGGTTTAGTTTGGAATTTGACGGAGTTGAATCCTTGTGCAGTAAATCAGCAAAACTTCTGTAAACTTGAGGAAGTGAGATGAACACTCGTGGCTGCTGAGCTGAATATTTAAgttctttaaaatcttttcatCGACTAAATTTCTCCTtaagtttaaattattttatttctttttcctttttttaaatcttagtTTTGATTTTTAAGTCTCGgtttaatccccccccccccctctttgtTGCAACATGCCTGTAGTTGAAGCGTCTCTCCACTAGAGGTGCTCTTCTATCCTCAGAGCTTCAGCTGGGGGTGGAGCAACATCTTCTGGGGGCGGGGCTGAGTGAGACGGACGGAGGCCAGCTGAGCCCAATCACAGCGCAGCTCTATGCCGCCGCTCCTCTGTGGGCCAATCACAACGGGCCAGAGGAAGCCAACGGGAACGAGGCGAGCCTGCCGTTAGCCAatcaggagagaggagaggcagcgAGCAACAGTTTAGGGGGTAAACGCTTTAACtttagacacaaacacacgttgAGCTGCAGCGGACGCAAAGATAACATGAATTTGTTTCTACAACTGAAGTTTGTTCTCACCGGTCGTAGAAAAACGTTTGGATCAAgaatcttcaaaataaaagaaataaaaggctTCTGCAcggaattaaaacaaaaatacaatctGACGATAAATGgttgaaaactgaaatatccGTGTTCTAATCAGTGGACGCCTGTCGACAAAGATCGATGCTGATTAGATGAACATGATCTTTTTATCAGGAAGGAAATGCTGCTCTCACGTGTTCCGTATTTCCTTCCTGTGTCTTCATCAGCTGCGATCTGTGACCACAGCAGGTGTCTGCTGgcgtgttttcatgtttgtcgACGAGTGCAGCTTTGAGCTTTTTGTGTTGCGTTCGCTCAACACGACAAagtaacaaacaaagaaacacactgactgac encodes:
- the LOC109629264 gene encoding protein phosphatase 1 regulatory subunit 1A isoform X3, which gives rise to MEPSSPKKIQFAAPPLQGQLDPQAAEHIRRRRPTPATLQIYRQPGTDVGDQNNASGETQDSDSSQRKQSTFAPPTMKELQLGVEQHLLGAGLSETDGGQLSPITAQLYAAAPLWANHNGPEEANGNEASLPLANQERGEAASNSLGGKRFNFRHKHTLSCSGRKDNMNLFLQLKFVLTGRRKTFGSRIFKIKEIKGFCTELKQKYNLTING